The following proteins are encoded in a genomic region of Papaver somniferum cultivar HN1 unplaced genomic scaffold, ASM357369v1 unplaced-scaffold_10, whole genome shotgun sequence:
- the LOC113326375 gene encoding subtilisin-like protease SBT1.4, which translates to MCKSASSCIPFLLIFLSLHISCSFSQLSSLFNDEKLETYIVHVSTSEEPSVFTSHKDWYRSILQSVPSSHDPQEILYTYTHAANGFAARLTPSQASHLSSLPGIISILPEQIHQLQTTRTSEFLNLRENLGLSAASIRGDNVIIGVIDSGICPGHPSFNDSINVPERWKGTCESGPDFPESGCNRKLIGARAFWKGHQAKIQGIGASNELKSPRDTTGHGTHCASIAAGSYVNDAGFYKYAVGQAKGVATRERIVVYKVCWSTGCPESDILAAMDQAVADGVDIISLSVCTRGSAKEYHQDLIAIAAFGAMEKGILVSCATGNAGPGPSTAVNIAPCILTVGASTIDRQFPGDVHLLGDSRVFSGVSLYTEKSLAQFPQLVFAGNSVTGKIVVCNSGDKIGKAEKGREVQRAGGVGMIVIDSEARGDGSIAAPYLLPATTVSYKAGLQILKYIKSAKIPRDNIHFAGTTFRSSPSAPQIASFSSRGPNYITP; encoded by the exons ATGTGCAAATCTGCTTCATCATGCATTCCTTTCCTTCTTATCTTTCTATCTTTACATATATCTTGTTCATTTTCTCAATTGTCGTCGTTGTTCAATGATGAAAAGTTGGAGACCTACATTGTTCATGTCTCTACATCAGAAGAACCTTCTGTCTTTACCTCTCACAAAGATTGGTATAGATCTATTCTTCAATCTGTCCCCTCATCTCATGATCCTCAAGAAATCCTCTATACTTATACTCACGCAGCGAATGGTTTTGCAGCTCGACTTACACCATCTCAAGCTTCTCATCTCAGTAGTCTCCCTGGGATCATTTCAATCCTTCCTGAACAGATTCACCAGCTCCAAACTACCCGTACATCTGAATTTCTCAATTTGAGAGAGAATTTGGGTCTTTCGGCCGCGTCAATTCGCGGTGACAATGTCATTATTGGTGTTATTGATAGCGGAATCTGTCCAGGACATCCTAGTTTCAATGACTccattaatg TACCAGAAAGGTGGAAAGGTACTTGCGAGTCCGGACCCGATTTCCCCGAGTCCGGTTGCAACAGAAAGCTAATCGGTGCTCGGGCTTTCTGGAAAGGACACCAAGCCAAAATTCAAGGTATAGGTGCAAGTAATGAGTTAAAATCACCTCGTGATACAACGGGACATGGTACACATTGTGCATCAATTGCAGCCGGATCTTATGTTAATGATGCAGGATTCTACAAATACGCGGTTGGACAAGCCAAGGGAGTAGCGACTAGAGAAAGAATTGTTGTTTACAAGGTATGCTGGAGTACTGGTTGCCCTGAATCAGATATTCTCGCTGCTATGGATCAAGCTGTGGCAGATGGAGTAGATATAATTTCTTTATCAGTATGTACTCGTGGATCCGCTAAGGAATATCATCAAGATTTGATTGCAATTGCAGCATTTGGTGCTATGGAGAAAGGAATACTTGTTTCTTGCGCTACCGGAAATGCAGGACCCGGTCCATCCACTGCAGTTAATATTGCGCCATGTATACTAACTGTTGGTGCTTCGACCATCGATAGACAGTTTCCTGGGGATGTGCATTTGTTGGGTGACAGTAGAGTttttagtggtgtttcattgtaCACCGAGAAGTCACTTGCACAATTTCCGCAATTGGTTTTCGCTGGTAACAGTG TCACCGGAAAGATTGTTGTTTGCAACAGTGGCGATAAAATTGGAAAAGCTGAGAAAGGACGCGAAGTACAAAGAGCTGGTGGTGTTGGAATGATTGTTATCGACTCGGAAGCAAGAGGAGATGGATCGATAGCTGCTCCTTATCTACTTCCTGCTACGACAGTGTCTTACAAGGCCGGTCTTCAGATTCTAAAGTACATTAAATCAGCTAAAATTCCGAGAGATAATATCCATTTTGCAGGAACAACGTTCAGGTCTTCACCAAGTGCACCTCAAATAGCTTCCTTTTCTAGCCGTGGTCCAAACTACATAACACCGTAg
- the LOC113326146 gene encoding acyl-coenzyme A thioesterase 13-like — MNLESVKKLLETTASSEWEEIYDLPGSSFDPLIIQGIKVDLVEPGRIICSMKVPPRLLNSGNSLNGGAMASLVDIIGAAAKYTAGAEASGVSVGINISYLDYVYLDEEIEIEAKVVRVRETVGVATVELRKKKTGKIVAQGRHTMYLAVSSKL, encoded by the exons ATGAATTTGGAATCAGTGAAGAAGTTGTTGGAGACAACAGCATCATCAGAATGGGAAGAAATTTATGACTTACCAGGTTCATCATTCGACCCTTTAATCATTCAAGGAATCAAAGTTGATCTCGTCGAACCAGGTCGAATTATATGCTCCATGAAAGTCCCTCCTCGTCTCCTT AACTCTGGTAATTCTCTAAATGGTGGAGCAATGGCATCCCTTGTTGATATAATTGGTGCTGCTGCAAAGTACACAGCTGGTGCTGAAGCTAGTGGCGTTTCTGTTGGAATCAACATTTCTTACCTGGATTATGTGTATCTTGAT GAAGAAATTGAGATTGAAGCGAAGGTTGTGCGGGTCAGAGAAACAGTTGGAGTTGCCACAGTAGAGTTAAGGAAGAAAAAAACTGGGAAGATTGTTGCTCAGGGGCGCCATACCATGTACCTTGCTGTCTCTAGTAAACTTTGA